Part of the Juglans regia cultivar Chandler chromosome 14, Walnut 2.0, whole genome shotgun sequence genome, CCACACGCGCTGGATTACCAGAATCGCCACCACTAGATATTTCAGATCTAACTTTTGTGGCTGAAAAGAGATAAACTCGTTGCCTTCACGCACCATCAAAATCTACCGGAGTTGGTCCAAACTataatctatcatttttttttccttattgtatagtaaaaataaaaaaatgagttcaTCTCTTGGACAGTTTTTCCATAAAAGTTAAGTACTCCCTTTCTAGGCATATAAAAATTAATCGAAAAACCAATCTAGACTAGCCTGAATCGGTGGAACTGGTAAGGTTTTGGACTGGGATCGGTTCCCTTAGTTTCAAAATCAGCTGGAACGGTttgctatattatatattttaaaattaacttttttaatattatatataatattttttatattatatataataatataaattatatttatatataaaataatattattataatttataacataaaattttaatcttaaatatgaaaaatttatttgatcatatactttaaacataaaatatatatattaataacatttgatgacctaataaattctcaatatattatttttgataagtacattagtaaattcatatataatatatattaattacaatttacattttatggtctaatactaatagtctaatactatattactattaataatatactttaaatctatatataaattactatatatgaaataatgatatagtaatactaatgcTATAACTTtcaattatatagttataataaattagagtcaccataacaaatattaatatgtaattattctaatcactatacctaatactaatactattagtctaATAAAgactatatagttatactaaatcacaaattcgctataactaatattactaatatatagctatactaatattataatactaatactattataaaattatactaatcattataactataaataaatcaCTAATACTAATGGATGTAAGTTTCTCTTGAAGAATGAGTGTAGGAATGTAAccagttcggttttggatatattttagaatcaaactagtatataccggttttgaaatttaaaaaaccaATGCCGCACTGGTTACACTCTTAAACCGATATTTTCGAATTTACCAGTTCCTGTCCAGCTTTTCAGGAAtgttatatagtatatatgttatagtatattataatatatagtgatatagtattagtataactactaatacaatatattatagtgataatatatagttatttatataggattttaaatattaatattatattaattagtaatttatcatataatataaaattattttatatataattatatatatatatatatgaaccaatCCGATTCgatgttagaagaagaagaagaagaagaaaaaaaaactgaaacgaGACCCATTGATCTCGATCTCGTCCGGTCCTATTGATCTCTTTgaactttttcctttcttcattCCGGCCGGCCAATAAGTTTGTGCTTGATGTTCTAGTGCTTTTTTCATGTCTTTGTCTCTTACATATTCATTGCAATTAAATTCATTCTTGCCtacttttttatgattttctaaGCCACCTAGAAGTTTTCCATCCGGTTAAAAACTTTGATCAGTTGGATTTCAAAACATTCTTTCAGTCTGTAATTATCCAAGCAAATTCGATTCATAAGATTCTAATGTTAGAGCAACTTATTTACttgttgtatatattttctttcctttttaagtTGCTTTGAGTTGGTTAAGATTTTCAGTGATTATTGTATACTTCCAAGTGCTGGCAGTGCAGTAATTCTGTGTTTGCTCAAGATGGACATGGTGATAAGTTAATAACTGGGGTTAGTATGTCTATTGCATCTCTATCTTTATGGAATTATACTTCTTGTTCTTTGACTCCATGCAAAAAAGTAGAACTGTTGCTTCTTTATTTGCTAAATTTTCGaagatccaaattttttttattcaaagtgAGTTTATGTTTGTGTTGAGAAGACGCCAAAACAGTGATACCCACAGGCTATCATGATAGGGGAATACCACTAGATTATTCCACTGGGATGAAGAAAGCTTATGGAGATAATGCGGAACTTGaagagttaaatatttttttccctaatatTTATCCTGGTTACTTGATTTTGTGATCAgtcaatccaaaaataatttaacatctTTTAAATGCTGCTTAAAAAAGTGAGGGAAACCACTATTTCATTAATGAATGAAGAAAAAGCAGTAAGAATAGCGATACTACTATTATATCCAGCTTTGACAGCTCATGTATAAGTCATTCAACTGTTATATAGAATATCTTTAGGATAACATGTTATATAGTCTAACTGGATTAGAGAAATTGGCACACATATATGCTTGCATGCTATTAAATTACATAGGTCATAGatggtcactacaagaaaaatgagcttttgtgactatttaattgcaacgaaaagactatttgtgaccaaaatagactaattttagctgtaaatagtcatttcgctggaattaactggccacaaataagcagttttcatGGATAGACTATACAACATGTTATCCTAAACTTACCGATTACACCGCAACTAACTTCTCTAGCGGTTTTGGAAAGCGCCAAGATGAAGGTTCTCCTCTGCGATGAACTACAGATCACAAGGAGTTGTTCTCCCTAGTTTGCAGCAAGAAGGTCGATTCGATGGAAAGCAATAACGTCAACCAAGTTTATGGCTTTCTCGACGTGTAAATCGATAGAAATAGTCCATATATGCGACAGTTCCCTTATTGGCAAAAACAAGAGCAAATGTCAGGGTAAAATCACGACGTTTTGTCTGCGATGGAAAAAACGTGGTTGAAGGGTATTATCGACAGTTTCCTACCCTATTGCAACGCTTTAATAGCGCCGTAAAAAGCATATTCTCTTGTAATCCCTCCTCTGAACTACATAATCAAACAAGGCTTTAGTATGCCAGCATTTtgaaaccatatatataatttggatggATCGAAGTTAATTTGTAATTACGTCTTAAATGGAGCGgtcgatcatatatatatatatatatccttaatttCTTCATCGAAAGTGAAGATCAGTTGgtgattaaaaaataacaaaattattatgaaGTTGGTTGGATACGACCAACTTCATATATATTCAGATTATCGATCggtaactttatatatattcacgAACTAATTTTACTACCAATATCACcatcatattatatatcatcAATCATGCATATCTCTTTAGGTTTAGATTCAAGTACTACttgtctttttaaaaataaaaataaaaaaaggaaaaaaaatcaagttgTTTGGATtcataaatacttattttttttcctaatattttgtttttaggttGATAATTATCTCATCCCCACTTCTTATACTGTAATATTTGAAtacttttccatttttttatttaaacaaaatgtcatctaaCCTAgaatatccttttttttttatagttatagttattgAGTGCAAAATGCAGCacaatcttttaaaaaaaatgaatgaatacaaaatttatataaaaaaattaattttttaataataaataaatctcatatatttttttaaatgatcgCCGCACTCTGAACTCGAGtccgactgtatgtagcatttaTCCGAACCGTATGCTGGCGTTTACTTGGGTACGTTAGTCGTAGGACTTTCGCGGGCCTTCCCTTTCGTTCCACGTCGTCGCCTTTCCCTTTCTGGTCCCTTCTCTTTGGCCACGtatccaaatttttttctaCGCTTCGGGTCTCTTCTCGCACCGATCTCCATCTTCTCGATTCACGTAccatgtatataaaatataacatctGTCCGTCCCTAGCTTTCCATGTACAAACAAGAAACCAATATCTCCCCCAAGACATAGGAAATTCAAAAATGGATGGTAGACATTCTCGTATCAGTGTCCTGATGTTTCCTTGGTTAGCTCACGGCCACATATCACCTTTCCTAGAGCTAGCCAAGAAGCTTACCAAGAGAAACTTTCACATCTATTTTTGTTCTACGCCTGTAAACCTCCGCCCCATCAAAGAAAAGCTTCCTGAAAAGTATTCACTTTCAATACAGCTTGTGGAACTCCATCTTCCTTCCTTGCCCGAGCTTCCTCCACACTACCACACAACCAATGGCCTCCCACCCCATCTCATGCCCACCCTCAAGAAGGCCTTTGACATGGCCAGCCCAAACTTCTCCACCATCGTAAAGAACTTGCGCCCTGATTTGCTTATCTATGATTTTCTTCAGCAATGGGCACCATCTATTGCTCTGTCTCGAAACATTCCAGCGGTTGAGTTCTTACCTACTAATGCTGCCATGACATCTTTTGTCATACACCTTACGAAGAACCCTGGTGTCGAATTTCCTTTCCCAGAAATCTATCTGCGGGATAATTATGCCATTAGTAAGTTCCAGAACGTGCTTGAATCATCTGCAAATGGTATCAAAGACACTGAACGAGCAGTAGAATGCTGTGAACAATCTTCTGAGATCGTTTTGATCAAAACTTTTAGGGAGATTGAGGCAAAATACCTTGACTATCTCTCAGAGTTGACGGGGAAGAAGATTGTGCCGGTAGGGCCCCTTGTTCAAGACCCTGTTCACGAATATGATGAGAAACCGGGAATCATGGAATGGCTTAATAACAAGGAACGATCATCGACTGTGTTTGTTTCCTTTGGAAGTGAGTATTTTCTGTCAAAGGAGGAAATGGAAGAGATAGCATATGGGCTGGAACAGAGCATGGTACCATTCATATGGGTAGTGAGATTTCCTGGAGGTGCCAAAGTCAGTCTTGAAATGGCACTTCCAAAAGGTTTTCTCGATAGGGTTGGAGATGGAGGAATGGTTGTGGAGGGATGGGCACCGCAAACGAAGATTTTAGAGCATTCTAGCATTGGTGGGTTTTCGAGTCATTGTGGATGGAGTTCTGTGCTGGAGAGCATGAAACTTGGGGTCCCAATCATAGCCATGCCCATGCACCTTGATCAGCCAATCAATGCAAGGCTGGTGGAGGAAGTGGGTATGGGTCTAGAAGTCGAGAGAGATATGAATGGGAAGCTTAAAAGAGAGGAGGTGGCAAAGGTGATCAGAGAGGTGGTTGTGGAGAAAGCCGGAGAGAGTGTAAGGCAGAAGGCAAAGGAATTGAAGGAGAAACTAATCAgtaagggagaggaagagattgATGAAGTGGTTCAAGAGGTGGTGCAACTTTGTAGGAAGAAGAACAGGCACTAGCTCGAAATTGTACACAACTTTTGCATGCCTCGTCGTACTACTGCATATCGGTGTATTGATCGACTTGGCAAATTAATTAAAGTCTCTGTGTGTAAAGTCTCTGTGTGTAACATTATTTCCGAAATAATGTAGAGATGATCAGAGATTTATGCACCCaggttaataatataaatagaaacgatatattatatatatatatatatctatatttgggatcttatttattaatacaatattaatTTGATGGAGAATTCTACATGAAAATTTTACATCACACACTTTCgtaatttttcatttctatCCTTCtattttagagtaatgttagagagaaatTACTATAGCAGTGCATACTTTGCACTCATTGCGTgtctgcttctagttgattgttctcaacactcaTTTGGAGAGATGTATGGTCTAGATGATGTCACATTATATATGCAAAATGAATGTTTCAAATAGTggcttctatttatatttattctctattttaatacttaaatatatatgtttaaataaaatgataaattatattttgattaaatgaaaatatatggtGTAAGGCTTacttatagtatttttttaatttgacgTGGCAGCTAGCATTTCAAATTAGTTAGTATTTAAAAAGCTTCTCAAGGGTTCTTTTAAGTTGTTATCATGTATATTATTCTGGCTTCAAAAGATTTTCCATgattgaatagtaatatatgCTTGTTAGTTTATGGTAATTATATTCTAGCATTTCACACTCGTACGTTCCATGAAAATAGGGGTGATGCTGGgctgtaatattattttatatgttttttatttaaataaatttttatataaattttttaatatttttaaatatttttaaaaaataaaataaatttaaaatattattaaaaaaatatcttattaatcagaaaataaaaagatatatattaaaaaatattttcttaattacaaagtaaaataaaaaattaagatagtattttttaataatattatgatttttttaaatatttaaaatggacatgttACAATCCATTAGGAGCTCCTGTTAgacttaacatgtacttttctgtatatttttttaatttattttttatataaatttttttatacttttaaatatttttaaaaaataaaatattattaaaaatatttccttaatcagaaaataaaaaaaattattaaaaaatacttctttaatcataaagtaaaataaatattattttttattgaaaatattttttaataatattataatttttattttatttttaaaatattaaaaattattaaaaatatctatataaaaaaaattaaaaaaaaattaataaatgctACAGCCCACCAGcggagctcccagcggggcaTCTAGCCTTTTcctgaaaatatatatacaaaagagtTTCTTCCTTCCTTCGACCATAGAGGTTCTGTGAGACGGCAAAAGCTACAAAATGCATTACTGGGTTCGAGCTGCTTCGTCTGATTTCGGGGGCACTCTTCCCCAACCTCGCAGGCATTAACTCTCTCTCGTCCTGTTTCTCTATTTGCGTCTACATATCTTTCAAGATTCTTTCTTCATCTGTTGTTGTTATTGGGCTTCTCAGTGGTCACACAGCGGTCAGCGTCGGCAAATCGAAGGTGGTCGTGTTTGGGGGCCTCTTCGACAAGAGGTTTCTCAGTGATATCATGGTTTATGACGTTGGTACTCCTTCTTTCTTAATGTCTATGAGGggcttcctttttattttctcagcTCGATTTCTGATAATAACTTCGTTTCTAATCTGCTTccttattaatttgtttaaattctGTCTCTGAATCTTTTGGGTATTTCTGGTTTTACTGTTTTGTCAATTCAATCTCAAGGCTTTCTTCAGTTTTTGGTTATTTGGATGGAAgtatttgaagataaggaattTACTTTCAGTTTTTAGTTTAAATGGCGTGAATAAAGTATGAAGagctgttttctttttttattgatgaaattcatggggaTTTTAGCCTTATTAATCAGGGGATATGGATTGATTGGATGTAAGATGTCAGCTCAAATTCATAGCACGTCATTTTGTCGGTGTGAAATCTTCAAAGCCCAAATTGTCATACTTCATTAAAATTCGTATCAAGCAGTTTAGACTAGCAATCGTCTTTCAAATTCCTTGATTTTGAGTCCTCACATCCAAATGCAACTTTATCGAATTGTATGTTACACATAAACACACAAGCCTTACTGAAACTTTGGGGGTGGTCATCTGAATTGGTGTGCAATTCTAGTGTGTATAGTTGCCTGAGTActtgattaggaaaaaaatgTTTGCTTATGTCTTTTTATGCTGCTATGGTATTCTAAATTAGCAAAGAAGTTAAATCTTTCCCTGCATTAGGTATAAGGATAACTATTTCCTTTATACGTTGCTGATTATGAACATTTCCACTTAAGCAGTCGTCATTGGGTGTATTTTAGTCCAGCTCAGGCATGTTACTCTAGTAGTATGAGACTTTTGTAGGGAACTCAAATTCATTTATATCATTTGATGCCAGTCAGATAAGGAAGTAAGCACATTCTTCTTTGAGTGAAAACCTTTTAAccagggaaaaaaatgaaaatgaaaagccTGACGTGTTTCCACAGTAAGCTTATTCTTGGTACAAATATGAAAAGGAAATGCTGTAAAAGGCATAATTCTTCTCAAGAAAGTGggaatgataaattttattgtgtaGTTGACGACCTCAGGATGTAGTTACAGATCCATAATCAAATGGAAAagaccagagagagagagagaagagaaggaaCACTGGGATTTCAATGTGTACAGTTGTGAAAAATCTCTTTTCGATGCTCCTCCTAAAATTGGTATTATTCACCCAAGCCACCCAAATGTTAAGAGTATCTTCCTTTGTATTTGGTGCTTGCATATGAGTttcagggagagagagatacagAGACAAGCACAGAGAAGAGACAATTGTACCTTAATTTTggcttttgattttttcatgcttttatCTGGGCAGGCGGTTGGTGGAAACGGTTTTAAGAGAGAGATTCAGATTGGTCATTTGCCCTAGCCACAAAATGATTAAGATTGCATCCGTGTATTTGGCGAGTGTGTGCGTTTGTTTCAGAGAGAGGGTTGGAGAATAATTAGGATACATTTTTTGCCTTATTGTTTTTCCCAGTGcacaccctttttttttttgggggggggtgGTGTTGGAGATGGTTCCAGATTCTCAATTATGTGGTTTTTTGGTTGACTCAGAGAACAAACTTTGGTTTCAGCCTGAGTGCACTGGAAGTGGGTCTGAGGACCAGGTAGGTCCAACCCCACGAGCATTTCACATTGCTGTTGCGATTGACTGTCACATGTTCATCTTCGGTGGGCGTTCTAGCAGCAAAAGGTCTGTACACGTGCAACAATTATATGTTTTCTGCTCACAAATTTTGTCTTGTTACTCTAACGTCGCATAGACCTGCTAATGATGATGAGGTTGGATTTTCAGGTTGGGTGACTTTTGGGTCCTAGATACGGGTAAGAACGTACATAGGTTCTTTGAGTAAGTATGGTGGTGATGGATGTTGAGATCCTATAATTAGTACTTTTTTGGTTTCTCTCGACTTATTGGGGGCTTACGGAACTTATGTTTGTTCCAGACATATGGCAATGGTCTGAGCTCACCAGTTTTGGTGACTTACCATCGCCACGGGATTTTGCTGCAGCTTCAGCTATTGGAAACCGAAGGATTGTTATGTGAGTCTCTAAAAGTTCTCTATGTGGCATTCTTCAACAAATGGTTAGTTTAGGTCTTAGGTATTGGACTtaaaagtgacaaaaataaaGGATTTTATCCTCTATTATTGTATTAAACAAGATACTAATTGGGTGCAGGTATGGTGGCTGGGATGGTAAAAGGTGGTTATCAGACGTGTATGTCTTGGACACAAGTAACTTCTTTACTATGGCTTTTCAGTTTGCTCTGTTATATATAGTGAGAGAATGTTTAATTTGATTGGTGTGACATAAGATTTTAACCTGGGTTGCTTTGTGAAACAGTGTCTCTTGAGTGGATGGAATTGTCGGTGTCTGGAACATTGCCACCGCCTAGATGTGGCCATACAGCTACCATGGTGGAGAAAAGGTTGCTTGTCTATGGTGGCAGAGGTAATGTAGCAAACTCTTGTTGCAGCAGAATTAGGCTTCATAGATActtcaataacaaaaaaattgatttgcAATGGGTCCGAATTGCATTAAatatgtttcattttcttttgtgggACGTGTTCAAAATTTGCCAGTGTTAATTTTTAAGTAGTTCATGGCTCTTTTTGTCGTTacctttggttttttttttttctgtgtgaGGGTACTGAGAGATGTACATTGATCTCATTTTCACCAACTTTGTCATGTCGGTTATTGTTTATAAATGTGATACCAAGTCAAGTGTGTCTACGTTGTGAATCACTTATGATTTAATTAATGGTGGAGTTaattaaatccttttttttttatctgacatgattgcttcttttttttcacttcAATAGGAGGTGGCGGGCCAATTATGGGTGATTTGTGGGCCTTGAAGGGTCTTATTGAAGAAGGTTAATAGTAGctcctatttttattttcctattccttgcctttttttcctttgcctTTTTTGGTTTTCGTATTTCATAATTCGggtatattatctatttttcatcaagttatttatcaaaaaaaaaaaaaattctaattttcatCAAGTGAATGGATGTAAACATATCCTTGTCTCAACACATCCCGACTATGTTAATGTGTTGTAGTTCTGGTTTGCATTTTGCTTAGCAAATATCTTGTTCTTgatattattcatttataatCCTATGTTCTTAATAAATATTTGCAAGTTCCAGGTTCAAGTGTATGTTTTGATTATATAGTTGTTTCCTTTGCAAAACAGGCAGACAAGTTCATTTCTTGTGCAAACACATGGTAAAATTTGGGCTGGCTTAAGTTCTATTATCTTTTGTTACTCAAATATGCTAGAAGCCATACAAAGAATCTCAAACAATCAATTTCTAGTTGCATTTAGGTGTTCCTTGAAAGTTGGAAATTGACTTAAATGGCTCTATCATCTTTgtagttgagttttttttagcAATGATGGCTTGCCTTGGAAGGTTCTAGAATTCAGGTTGTATGGAGAATCCTATAGATAGTTCTG contains:
- the LOC109014894 gene encoding UDP-glucosyltransferase 29-like; this encodes MDGRHSRISVLMFPWLAHGHISPFLELAKKLTKRNFHIYFCSTPVNLRPIKEKLPEKYSLSIQLVELHLPSLPELPPHYHTTNGLPPHLMPTLKKAFDMASPNFSTIVKNLRPDLLIYDFLQQWAPSIALSRNIPAVEFLPTNAAMTSFVIHLTKNPGVEFPFPEIYLRDNYAISKFQNVLESSANGIKDTERAVECCEQSSEIVLIKTFREIEAKYLDYLSELTGKKIVPVGPLVQDPVHEYDEKPGIMEWLNNKERSSTVFVSFGSEYFLSKEEMEEIAYGLEQSMVPFIWVVRFPGGAKVSLEMALPKGFLDRVGDGGMVVEGWAPQTKILEHSSIGGFSSHCGWSSVLESMKLGVPIIAMPMHLDQPINARLVEEVGMGLEVERDMNGKLKREEVAKVIREVVVEKAGESVRQKAKELKEKLISKGEEEIDEVVQEVVQLCRKKNRH